A DNA window from Bacillus oleivorans contains the following coding sequences:
- a CDS encoding polysaccharide deacetylase family protein, whose product MKRFLFIFCLLGILTACSSSVSQNNSEQGEKDQTKPDQTEMEVDLTEDDAATTEPDDEPSKNGDSSEETEQPPAEAEPKPQYVVNPANWTIEPIDAANDKVVLLTFDDAPDEHAVEMAQLLKQLGVKAIFFVNGHFIDTEEEQQKLRSIHELGFSIGNHTYNHALLRDLTEEEQREDIVKLNELIENITGEKPQFFRAPHGVNTDYSYQVAEEEGMIVMNWTYGYDWVDGYLEKEALTDIMVNSPYLNNGANLLMHDRSWTFEALEGIVEGLRNKGYEFVDPATITKIEKIK is encoded by the coding sequence ATGAAGCGATTTCTTTTTATTTTCTGCTTACTTGGAATATTAACCGCTTGTTCTTCATCAGTTTCACAAAACAATAGTGAACAAGGGGAAAAAGACCAAACAAAGCCTGATCAAACTGAAATGGAAGTTGATTTGACAGAAGATGACGCGGCAACCACAGAACCAGATGATGAACCATCAAAAAATGGGGATTCTTCAGAAGAAACGGAGCAACCTCCGGCAGAGGCAGAACCAAAGCCCCAGTATGTGGTGAATCCTGCTAACTGGACAATCGAGCCGATTGATGCAGCTAACGATAAAGTGGTGCTATTAACCTTCGATGATGCTCCAGATGAACATGCAGTTGAAATGGCTCAGCTGCTTAAGCAGCTAGGGGTTAAAGCAATCTTTTTTGTAAATGGTCATTTTATTGATACTGAAGAGGAACAGCAAAAATTAAGATCAATCCATGAATTAGGTTTTTCGATTGGAAACCATACATACAATCATGCATTGCTCAGAGATTTAACAGAAGAAGAACAAAGAGAAGACATTGTGAAATTAAATGAATTAATCGAAAATATTACTGGTGAAAAGCCTCAATTTTTTAGAGCTCCCCATGGGGTTAATACGGATTATAGTTATCAAGTGGCCGAAGAAGAAGGTATGATTGTAATGAACTGGACGTATGGTTATGACTGGGTAGATGGTTATCTGGAAAAAGAAGCCCTTACTGATATTATGGTTAATTCACCGTACTTAAACAATGGAGCGAACCTGTTAATGCACGACCGCAGCTGGACCTTTGAGGCATTAGAAGGGATTGTTGAGGGACTGCGAAATAAAGGATATGAATTTGTCGATCCTGCTACCATTACTAAAATTGAAAAAATAAAGTAA
- a CDS encoding DUF1885 family protein, whose protein sequence is MREAAFIKVTPLSQKESISYDDVKEILQYYQEITHKTGEQLSWEYDQNAFPYEIMEITSSEGTYLHLKSHEDPHYHSIFIDIPNTPADTLPDTLRISLAASSTTADKGKANELCKFIAKKWEAELQLFNNRVMYFCKRK, encoded by the coding sequence ATGAGAGAGGCAGCTTTCATTAAAGTAACTCCACTTTCGCAAAAAGAGTCAATTTCGTATGATGATGTAAAAGAAATTTTACAATACTATCAAGAGATTACACATAAGACAGGGGAACAATTAAGCTGGGAATATGATCAAAATGCGTTCCCTTATGAAATAATGGAAATAACATCTTCCGAAGGTACATATCTCCATCTAAAGAGTCATGAAGATCCTCACTATCATTCCATCTTTATCGATATACCGAATACACCTGCAGATACACTTCCTGATACATTACGTATTTCATTGGCTGCAAGTTCAACTACAGCTGATAAAGGAAAAGCAAATGAGTTATGTAAATTTATTGCAAAAAAATGGGAGGCAGAACTGCAGCTTTTTAATAACCGGGTGATGTATTTTTGTAAGCGAAAATAA
- a CDS encoding GapA-binding peptide SR1P: MGTIICQTCNATITHFEDEKVSVLYAKCDHCHESKNEDETD, from the coding sequence ATGGGGACGATTATTTGTCAAACATGCAATGCTACAATTACTCATTTTGAGGATGAAAAAGTTTCTGTGCTCTATGCCAAGTGTGATCACTGTCATGAAAGTAAGAATGAGGATGAAACAGATTAA